TCTGCCGCTTTCCGCCACCATTACCGTCAAGGTGGGGGACAGAGTCAAAGGGGGAGAAACGGTGGTGGCGCGGGATACGGTGATGAAAGGGGCATGAAAACCGCTGACGTCACCCCTCCGGAATCCCCCCCTGTCGGGACGGGGCTGAAAATCTACTTTCTGCCCAACCTGATGACGGCGGGCAATTTGTTTTGCGGTTTTGTGGCGCTGACAAAAATTGTGGAGGCCGATCCTGAGGCGCGTAACTTTGCTCTGGTCATTAAAACCGCCCTGGCTTTCATCCTGCTGGCCTGCATTTTTGACTTGTTGGACGGACGGGTTGCTCGTTGGGGCGGTGCCGAAAGCCCATTTGGCCGGGAGTTCGATTCGCTGGCGGACCTGATTTCCTTCGGCGTGGCGCCAGCGTTTTTGGTGCATCGTATCGTGCTGAAAGACGTCTTTTCCAGCCATCCGGAGGTGGGATGGTTCATTGCTTCGATTTACCTGATATGCGGGGCCTTGCGCCTGGCCCGCTACAACTGTTTGACCGCCATGTCCGGCACGGGAGGCGGCAAAGAATTTGTCGGGTTTCCCATACCCGCCGCGGCGGCGTTG
This is a stretch of genomic DNA from Fontisphaera persica. It encodes these proteins:
- the pssA gene encoding CDP-diacylglycerol--serine O-phosphatidyltransferase: MKTADVTPPESPPVGTGLKIYFLPNLMTAGNLFCGFVALTKIVEADPEARNFALVIKTALAFILLACIFDLLDGRVARWGGAESPFGREFDSLADLISFGVAPAFLVHRIVLKDVFSSHPEVGWFIASIYLICGALRLARYNCLTAMSGTGGGKEFVGFPIPAAAALVASLTLLLLWIEEDRVKHSLWRYGLPALMLFLSIMMVSEVKYPTFKSLNLRAQRNFTKLVIAALFVGCLLILRERVLYWVLPLLFTLYLLYGFVRPWLPHRTREEIEEEEEEGPAESPPH